From a region of the Pyrococcus kukulkanii genome:
- a CDS encoding RNA-binding domain-containing protein, with protein sequence MDINKLLEVIREGENERIEFKKTATPDIAREICAMANAEGGYILIGVTDEGKIAGCNVKKAKETITSALQNVTPPLKVKMHVVNLEGRDILVVEVPKSSVLCSIGGVAYIRVGTGIRPLSIQEIVMLSSELGTITWDEFPVAEISEIKEEYVEWFFNSMKRARGREIPRENWNRYLRSVRAIKGNKLTNAGVLFFTDVKEFIPYAGGRIIKVAEGEPVWSREFEGPIWKVIDEMYNELMSQFKVIEVIVGTRRVKIPEYPPRAIREAIVNAFAHRNYAIPSDVKIFIHSDKLIVRNPGGLMPGVDLEDPEHVPRNPNLCTLLYDTGYIEKYGYGLKLIREECKKHSLVEVEFKSSANKFEVIFRKKGQELLDDIDKRILEFLAIPRRTGEISEYVGLSKPAVLKRLERLEALGLVRAVGRGAHRKYIAGE encoded by the coding sequence ATGGACATAAATAAGCTTCTCGAGGTAATTAGGGAAGGTGAAAATGAGCGGATAGAGTTCAAGAAGACGGCAACACCTGACATAGCGAGGGAAATATGCGCAATGGCAAATGCTGAGGGAGGATACATCTTAATTGGGGTCACAGACGAAGGAAAGATCGCGGGGTGTAACGTTAAAAAAGCAAAAGAGACCATAACATCTGCTCTACAAAATGTTACACCTCCTCTAAAGGTAAAAATGCACGTGGTTAATCTTGAGGGAAGAGATATCCTAGTGGTTGAGGTTCCCAAATCGAGTGTTTTATGTTCCATTGGAGGGGTCGCATACATAAGGGTAGGAACAGGAATAAGGCCCCTTTCAATCCAAGAGATAGTTATGCTCTCCTCGGAGCTTGGAACTATAACATGGGATGAATTTCCAGTTGCTGAAATTTCAGAAATCAAGGAAGAATATGTAGAATGGTTTTTCAATTCAATGAAGCGCGCGAGAGGTAGGGAGATCCCCAGAGAAAACTGGAATCGGTATTTAAGGAGTGTTAGGGCAATCAAGGGGAATAAGTTGACAAATGCCGGAGTCTTGTTCTTTACAGACGTTAAAGAGTTCATTCCTTATGCAGGGGGTAGGATAATAAAGGTTGCTGAAGGGGAGCCGGTGTGGAGCAGGGAATTCGAAGGGCCGATATGGAAGGTCATAGATGAAATGTACAATGAACTAATGTCTCAGTTCAAGGTCATTGAAGTAATCGTTGGAACGAGAAGAGTCAAGATCCCTGAATATCCGCCGAGGGCCATTAGAGAGGCTATTGTGAACGCTTTCGCTCACAGGAATTATGCTATTCCCTCCGACGTGAAGATTTTTATCCATTCGGATAAGCTGATAGTTCGGAATCCTGGGGGTCTAATGCCTGGGGTCGATCTGGAAGATCCTGAGCACGTGCCGAGAAATCCAAACCTCTGCACGCTCCTGTATGACACTGGATACATAGAAAAGTACGGTTATGGGTTAAAGTTAATAAGAGAGGAGTGTAAGAAACATAGCCTCGTTGAGGTCGAGTTCAAAAGCTCCGCAAATAAGTTCGAGGTAATATTTAGGAAAAAAGGTCAAGAATTGCTTGATGATATTGACAAGAGAATATTAGAGTTTCTTGCAATACCAAGGAGAACTGGAGAAATCAGCGAATACGTTGGTTTGTCAAAGCCCGCAGTACTCAAAAGGTTAGAGAGGCTTGAGGCCTTAGGACTCGTGAGGGCTGTTGGAAGAGGTGCGCACAGGAAGTACATTGCAGGTGAATAG
- a CDS encoding ABC transporter permease, with product MRFLALAKASLLTARRYRIDWYGNVLVPVLTVVPVIIALWYGKKIGLGNILGTENYFEYYILGIVYWNYVEVVWSSIFALRYYMRTGQLEGMLLTPLTPLEYILGWSLLGIAVTTVTSLPLVALAVIMGVIGATVSGVAVSVVVFLLSITASFGLAYLIFGLTLVIREGDEVISLIGNMAPLIGGLYFPIIPLPGPLRYLSYAFPFTWGVDVLRALLTGSRPIFGVREELLILFVLTLLYLMLGGLSYKFLERTMRRKGIQGF from the coding sequence GTGAGGTTTTTGGCACTCGCCAAAGCGTCCCTGCTGACGGCGAGAAGGTACAGAATTGACTGGTACGGAAACGTCCTAGTTCCAGTGCTCACGGTAGTTCCAGTTATAATTGCACTCTGGTACGGGAAAAAGATTGGCTTAGGGAATATTTTGGGAACCGAGAACTACTTTGAGTACTACATCCTTGGAATAGTGTACTGGAACTACGTCGAGGTCGTGTGGTCATCTATCTTTGCCCTAAGGTACTACATGAGGACGGGTCAGCTTGAGGGCATGTTGCTAACTCCGCTCACTCCCCTCGAATACATCCTAGGCTGGTCTCTCCTTGGGATTGCGGTAACAACTGTTACTTCCCTACCCCTGGTTGCCTTGGCAGTTATTATGGGGGTTATTGGGGCAACGGTTTCTGGAGTTGCCGTTTCAGTTGTAGTGTTTCTCCTGTCTATAACTGCCTCCTTCGGTCTCGCCTACCTCATATTTGGACTGACCCTAGTGATTAGGGAGGGAGATGAGGTTATATCTTTGATTGGAAACATGGCCCCTCTCATAGGAGGTCTTTACTTCCCCATAATCCCCCTCCCGGGGCCCTTAAGGTACCTCTCGTATGCGTTCCCCTTCACATGGGGAGTTGACGTTCTAAGGGCCCTTCTCACTGGGTCAAGACCCATATTCGGGGTAAGAGAGGAATTGTTGATACTCTTCGTGTTAACGTTGCTGTACCTAATGCTGGGCGGTCTCTCATACAAGTTCCTTGAGAGAACCATGAGGAGGAAGGGAATTCAAGGATTCTAA
- a CDS encoding ABC transporter permease, whose amino-acid sequence MSLRKVLTIAKKEFRVQRRYRVVWLNFALTPFFILAPWVLTAKFLSPSFGESVLVGSIMWYWLNQYFFGLQEAFEDEREEGTLVSVALSPVSLLSFLVGKGLWMIVECSYITVVTITIFKLAGVSAGFKLIPLYIASGFYMFAFSLLWAGLVLRFRRIGGVNLLTQGALAVTSGVTADIRAYPGSLKGWHI is encoded by the coding sequence ATGAGCCTTAGAAAGGTATTAACGATAGCGAAGAAGGAGTTCAGGGTTCAGAGGAGGTACAGGGTAGTCTGGCTTAACTTCGCCCTAACTCCTTTCTTCATTCTAGCCCCTTGGGTTCTTACCGCGAAGTTCCTCTCTCCAAGCTTTGGAGAATCCGTGTTAGTGGGTTCTATAATGTGGTACTGGCTGAACCAGTACTTCTTTGGCCTTCAGGAGGCGTTTGAGGATGAGAGAGAGGAAGGGACTCTGGTGAGTGTTGCCCTATCCCCCGTAAGTCTTCTGAGTTTTTTGGTTGGCAAGGGCCTCTGGATGATTGTCGAGTGCTCCTACATCACGGTTGTTACCATAACCATCTTCAAGTTAGCCGGAGTTTCAGCTGGATTTAAGCTTATTCCCCTCTATATAGCTTCTGGCTTTTACATGTTCGCCTTCTCACTTCTGTGGGCTGGCCTCGTCCTCAGGTTCAGGAGGATAGGAGGAGTGAACCTCTTAACCCAGGGAGCACTCGCAGTTACCTCGGGTGTTACCGCCGACATTAGGGCTTACCCAGGATCGTTAAAGGGGTGGCATATCTGA